The Mesorhizobium sp. M1D.F.Ca.ET.043.01.1.1 genome contains a region encoding:
- a CDS encoding ABC transporter ATP-binding protein, whose protein sequence is MSAGQAALSASPAPLTSPGFVEFNEVEKSYDGRTFAVTRMNLTVARGEFLTLLGPSGSGKTTTLNMLAGFERPTHGTITLEGQAVDRLPPYQRNIGMVFQNYALFPHMSVADNVGFPLSVRQVSKADIAARVARALDMVRLKQFSDRRPTQLSGGQQQRVALARALVFEPRLVLMDEPLGALDKKLREHMQLEIKQIHTMLGVTIVYVTHDQSEALTMSDRVAVFNNGAIAQLGSPDDLYNTPQSSFVASFIGENNTLEGVVDRVLGQECRVRLNGGGEITALAIGVAQGSPCHVAVRPERLSLASAASGGNLLPATVDGRIYLGDHLRLLARLANNQVLTVKVGPEATMASGETVTVSCAPNDCRAFPVDAGTDGAIPKQGK, encoded by the coding sequence ATGAGCGCCGGTCAGGCCGCTCTGTCTGCGTCGCCGGCGCCCCTCACCAGCCCGGGCTTCGTCGAGTTCAACGAAGTCGAAAAATCCTATGACGGGCGGACATTCGCGGTGACGCGGATGAACCTCACCGTCGCACGCGGCGAGTTCCTGACGCTGCTCGGGCCTTCCGGCTCCGGCAAGACGACGACGCTTAACATGCTTGCCGGCTTCGAGAGGCCGACGCACGGCACGATCACGCTGGAAGGGCAGGCGGTCGACCGGCTGCCGCCGTACCAGCGCAACATCGGCATGGTGTTCCAGAACTATGCGCTGTTTCCGCATATGAGCGTGGCCGACAATGTCGGCTTCCCGCTCTCGGTGAGGCAGGTCAGCAAGGCCGACATCGCAGCCCGGGTGGCGCGCGCGCTCGACATGGTGCGGCTGAAGCAATTCAGCGACCGCCGGCCGACACAGCTTTCCGGCGGCCAGCAGCAGCGCGTGGCGCTGGCGCGCGCATTGGTGTTCGAGCCGCGCCTGGTGCTGATGGACGAGCCGCTCGGCGCGCTCGACAAGAAACTGCGCGAGCACATGCAGCTCGAGATCAAGCAGATCCACACCATGCTCGGCGTCACCATCGTCTATGTGACGCACGACCAGAGCGAGGCGCTGACCATGTCTGACCGCGTCGCGGTCTTCAACAATGGCGCGATCGCCCAGCTCGGTTCCCCCGACGATCTCTACAACACGCCGCAAAGCTCCTTCGTGGCGAGCTTCATCGGCGAGAACAACACGCTGGAAGGCGTGGTCGATCGCGTGTTGGGACAGGAATGCCGGGTCCGACTGAACGGCGGCGGCGAGATCACGGCTTTGGCCATCGGGGTCGCGCAGGGCTCCCCGTGCCATGTTGCCGTGCGCCCGGAGCGGCTCAGCCTGGCGTCAGCCGCCAGTGGCGGCAACCTTCTGCCCGCCACGGTAGATGGCCGGATCTATCTCGGCGACCACCTGCGCCTGCTGGCCAGGCTCGCCAACAACCAGGTGCTGACCGTCAAGGTCGGTCCCGAAGCGACGATGGCAAGCGGCGAGACAGTGACGGTCTCCTGCGCGCCCAACGATTGCCGTGCCTTTCCGGTCGACGCCGGGACAGACGGCGCCATTCCAAAACAGGGGAAATAA